A single region of the Massilia sp. erpn genome encodes:
- the fhuF gene encoding siderophore-iron reductase FhuF: protein MIPLLEPLFLGEMRSYGESLSCAPQFPPSALPVAQLLSEPELLTRQLHSSAARFELQDLRPVASDWGNRYLGALLPPLVAAATLLHHRFPAGAGEMAVSLEPHGAVTGFHILSLGESLPEADTEERYDALLRGHLAPLFAQLSRQSGLAQKVLWGNAVRWLNFLFDAAQGLALAHGEQHVAAVAADRAQLLNGALWAGEENPLYMRRRRAPAKPGEKADADGLVPLHSQCCLYHLLPGQSYCGACPLDPVRVRSKELITTG, encoded by the coding sequence ATGATTCCTCTGCTCGAACCGCTATTCCTGGGAGAGATGCGCAGTTACGGCGAATCGCTGTCTTGCGCGCCCCAATTTCCGCCCTCGGCCCTGCCTGTGGCGCAGTTGCTGTCCGAACCGGAGCTGCTGACAAGGCAGTTGCATTCAAGCGCCGCCAGGTTTGAGCTGCAAGATCTGCGTCCCGTGGCTTCGGATTGGGGCAACCGCTATTTGGGCGCACTGCTTCCGCCGCTGGTGGCCGCCGCGACGCTGCTGCACCACCGCTTTCCCGCCGGCGCGGGAGAGATGGCCGTGAGCCTGGAGCCGCATGGTGCAGTGACGGGTTTCCATATCCTCAGCTTGGGCGAGTCCCTGCCGGAGGCCGATACCGAAGAGCGCTACGATGCGCTGCTGCGCGGCCATCTGGCGCCGCTGTTTGCGCAACTGAGTCGCCAATCCGGGCTGGCGCAGAAAGTCTTATGGGGGAATGCGGTGCGCTGGCTGAACTTCCTGTTCGATGCGGCGCAGGGCCTGGCCTTGGCGCATGGGGAACAGCATGTGGCGGCGGTGGCGGCCGACCGCGCGCAACTGCTCAATGGCGCGCTGTGGGCTGGAGAAGAGAATCCTTTATATATGCGGCGGCGGCGCGCACCGGCCAAACCGGGAGAAAAGGCCGATGCCGATGGCCTTGTTCCGCTGCATAGCCAGTGCTGCCTATATCACCTGCTGCCCGGGCAGAGCTATTGCGGCGCTTGTCCGCTCGACCCGGTTCGCGTCCGGAGCAAAGAGCTGATCACGACCGGCTGA
- a CDS encoding lysine N(6)-hydroxylase/L-ornithine N(5)-oxygenase family protein, whose protein sequence is MHIHNLIGIGFGPSNLALAIALQEQGHAPDALYLEKQEHFAWHPGMLLDGTHMQISFLKDLATLRNPSSRFTFLNYLHQQQRLPDFINLKTFYPSRYEFNDYLAWAARQFAAQTRYGEEVTAVLPVQKDGQVTHLTVLSRDSQGQQHERLARNLVVSVGGTASIPECFAPFRSDARVFHSSSYLGNMNQLKDARRIAVIGAGQSAAEIFMDLHGKGCSVDLVTRARAMKPADDSPFINEIFNADYTDYVFKQAPSERAALIEEHLNTNYAVADTDLIEQIFHVFYQQKVLGHQRHQFLRRHEVVEVNAEAGGIQLQLKDQDSGTTFASRYDAVILATGYRRQQHQNLLAPLAPWLDNMAVDRNYQLIADDRFLPRVFLQGSCEASHGLSDTLLSITAIRSQEIGAALHATV, encoded by the coding sequence ATGCATATCCATAATCTCATCGGCATCGGCTTCGGCCCATCCAATCTGGCGCTGGCCATTGCGCTGCAAGAGCAAGGCCATGCGCCGGACGCGCTGTATCTCGAAAAGCAGGAGCACTTTGCCTGGCACCCGGGCATGCTGCTGGATGGCACCCATATGCAAATCTCCTTCCTCAAGGATCTGGCCACGCTGCGCAACCCGTCCAGCCGCTTCACCTTTCTGAATTATCTGCACCAGCAGCAGCGCCTGCCCGACTTTATTAATCTGAAAACCTTCTACCCCAGCCGCTACGAATTCAATGACTATCTGGCCTGGGCCGCACGCCAGTTCGCCGCGCAAACCCGCTACGGCGAGGAAGTGACGGCGGTGCTGCCGGTGCAGAAAGACGGCCAGGTGACCCATCTGACGGTGCTTTCGCGCGACAGCCAGGGGCAGCAGCATGAGCGCCTGGCGCGCAATCTCGTGGTCAGCGTCGGCGGCACCGCATCCATCCCGGAATGCTTCGCGCCTTTCCGCAGCGATGCCCGCGTATTCCACTCCAGTTCCTACCTGGGCAACATGAACCAGCTTAAAGATGCGCGCCGCATCGCCGTGATCGGCGCCGGCCAGAGCGCCGCCGAAATCTTCATGGACCTGCACGGCAAGGGCTGCAGTGTGGACCTGGTGACGCGGGCGCGTGCCATGAAGCCGGCCGACGATAGTCCCTTCATCAATGAAATCTTCAATGCGGACTACACCGACTATGTGTTCAAGCAGGCGCCGTCCGAGCGCGCCGCCCTGATCGAAGAGCACCTGAACACCAATTACGCGGTGGCCGATACGGACCTGATCGAGCAGATCTTCCACGTTTTCTACCAGCAGAAAGTGCTGGGGCATCAGCGCCACCAGTTCCTGCGCCGCCATGAGGTGGTCGAGGTGAATGCGGAAGCCGGCGGCATCCAGCTGCAGCTGAAGGACCAGGACAGCGGCACCACCTTCGCCAGCCGCTACGACGCCGTGATCCTGGCGACCGGCTACCGCCGCCAGCAGCACCAGAACCTGCTCGCTCCCCTGGCGCCATGGCTGGACAATATGGCCGTGGACCGCAACTACCAGCTGATCGCCGACGACCGCTTCCTGCCGCGCGTTTTCCTGCAGGGCAGCTGCGAAGCTTCGCATGGCCTATCCGATACCCTGCTCTCCATCACCGCTATCCGCAGCCAGGAAATCGGCGCTGCGCTGCACGCCACCGTTTAA
- a CDS encoding penicillin acylase family protein, whose amino-acid sequence MLRNMKLGMLAMLICGAVQAGNIDIRRTADGIPHIKADNWRGLGLGYGYVQAEDALCTMSEAFVTFKGRRSLHWGAANRPAHESMLGRSSNLEMDIFFAGFLTPELIRSYQREQPAELQELVSGFAEGFNRYVKLARKQGKAACASQPWVEEITAGDIYRRMYAATISAGYARFIPAIVNAAPPGTKQQARSAGQPSLDELLAHTIGNQPGVGSNALALGGDASGKAQPVLFGNPHWFWRGPDRFYQAHLSIPGKLSVAGVSFLGVPVIMIGFNDHVAWSHTVSEARRFGLFDLALTSPTSYRLDQQSVAMQARTISIPLRAADGKGSSATRTLYFSQFGPVVDLGARSPHLAWNGEKALALRDVNGENFRAFRTFFYWNQARSLEEFVAIQKREASIPWVNTIAIGRGDARVWYGDIGAVPNAPDDLRARCATPVSKAFAGIDGGTPVLDGSRSECNWLNDSAAAQPGAMPAARQPGLFRTDYVANMNDSYWLTNPAQPLEGYARLLGGERGMPSLRSKAGHGIAAGLLARAPLKPADMVGSLREQVLDARSLAAQRYKEPLLHAICQQDEVEVKADPESGKTFDAVRKAPLAEACSVLRAWPDSANAQDRGALLWEQFWARVERIPEAERFKVAFDPARPLETPAQIRAEDPRMAQSLGAAVLAMQAAGQPLDAPRGRDLFAGTGTQHIALYGGCHQGGYFTVACRPLGSQGLTEEFVGNSYLQLVRFDEQGAVAETLLAHGLSETGLDDVARNSALQRYAAKRWSIFPFRAAQIRAATVSRTVLKP is encoded by the coding sequence ATGTTGAGGAATATGAAACTGGGCATGCTGGCCATGCTGATTTGCGGTGCCGTCCAGGCAGGCAATATCGATATCCGGCGCACGGCCGACGGCATCCCGCATATCAAGGCGGACAACTGGCGTGGCCTGGGACTGGGATATGGCTATGTGCAGGCGGAGGATGCGCTGTGCACCATGAGCGAAGCCTTCGTAACTTTCAAGGGCCGGCGCAGCCTGCACTGGGGCGCGGCCAACCGTCCCGCGCATGAATCGATGCTGGGCAGGTCCAGCAATCTGGAAATGGATATTTTCTTCGCCGGCTTTCTGACGCCCGAATTGATTCGCTCATACCAGCGCGAACAGCCGGCCGAACTGCAGGAACTGGTGAGCGGCTTTGCCGAGGGCTTCAACCGCTACGTGAAGCTGGCGCGTAAGCAGGGCAAGGCGGCATGCGCCAGCCAGCCCTGGGTGGAGGAAATCACAGCTGGCGATATCTACCGCCGCATGTATGCCGCCACCATCAGCGCCGGTTACGCGCGCTTTATTCCGGCCATCGTGAATGCGGCGCCGCCCGGAACGAAGCAGCAGGCGCGCAGCGCGGGCCAGCCATCCCTGGATGAGTTGCTGGCCCATACCATCGGCAACCAACCTGGCGTCGGCAGCAATGCGCTCGCGCTGGGGGGCGACGCAAGCGGGAAAGCGCAGCCGGTCCTGTTTGGCAATCCGCATTGGTTCTGGCGCGGGCCAGACAGGTTTTACCAGGCCCACTTGAGCATTCCTGGCAAATTGAGTGTCGCCGGCGTCTCCTTCCTTGGCGTGCCCGTGATCATGATCGGCTTTAACGACCATGTGGCGTGGAGCCATACGGTGTCGGAGGCGCGCCGTTTCGGCCTGTTTGACCTGGCGCTGACCAGTCCCACCAGCTACCGCCTGGACCAGCAGAGCGTAGCGATGCAGGCCAGGACTATCTCCATTCCGCTGCGCGCTGCCGACGGCAAAGGCAGCAGCGCCACGCGCACCCTGTATTTCAGCCAGTTCGGTCCCGTAGTCGATTTGGGCGCCCGGTCGCCGCATTTGGCCTGGAACGGGGAGAAAGCCCTGGCGCTGCGCGATGTCAACGGCGAGAACTTCCGCGCCTTCCGCACGTTCTTTTACTGGAATCAGGCGCGTTCGCTGGAAGAATTCGTGGCGATCCAGAAGCGCGAGGCCAGCATCCCCTGGGTGAATACCATCGCCATCGGACGGGGCGACGCGAGGGTCTGGTACGGCGATATCGGCGCCGTGCCAAATGCCCCGGACGACCTGCGGGCGCGCTGCGCCACGCCGGTGTCCAAGGCCTTTGCCGGCATCGATGGCGGGACACCGGTGCTGGACGGCAGCCGCAGCGAATGCAACTGGCTGAACGACAGTGCCGCCGCCCAGCCGGGCGCCATGCCGGCCGCGCGCCAGCCGGGACTGTTCCGTACCGATTATGTGGCGAATATGAATGACAGCTACTGGCTGACGAATCCCGCCCAGCCGCTGGAGGGCTACGCCCGACTGCTGGGCGGCGAGCGCGGCATGCCTTCGCTACGCAGCAAGGCGGGGCACGGCATCGCTGCCGGACTGCTGGCGCGCGCGCCGCTGAAGCCGGCCGATATGGTCGGCAGCTTGCGCGAACAGGTGCTGGATGCGCGTTCGCTGGCGGCGCAACGATACAAGGAGCCGCTGCTGCACGCCATCTGCCAGCAGGATGAAGTGGAGGTGAAAGCCGATCCTGAGTCGGGCAAAACCTTCGACGCCGTGCGCAAAGCGCCTTTGGCTGAGGCCTGCAGCGTGCTGCGCGCCTGGCCGGACAGCGCTAATGCCCAGGACCGGGGTGCACTGCTGTGGGAGCAGTTCTGGGCCAGGGTGGAACGCATTCCCGAGGCAGAACGCTTTAAGGTCGCTTTCGATCCGGCCCGCCCGCTGGAGACGCCAGCCCAGATCCGCGCCGAAGACCCGCGCATGGCGCAAAGCCTTGGCGCGGCGGTGCTGGCCATGCAGGCTGCCGGCCAGCCGCTCGATGCGCCGCGCGGCAGGGATTTGTTCGCTGGGACAGGCACGCAGCATATCGCCCTGTACGGCGGCTGCCACCAGGGCGGCTATTTCACGGTGGCCTGCCGTCCGTTGGGCAGCCAGGGCTTGACGGAGGAATTCGTCGGCAACAGCTATTTACAGCTGGTGCGCTTCGATGAACAGGGGGCAGTGGCGGAAACCCTGCTGGCGCACGGCCTGAGCGAAACCGGACTGGATGACGTGGCGCGCAACAGCGCCCTGCAGCGCTATGCAGCCAAGCGTTGGAGCATCTTCCCCTTCCGCGCTGCCCAGATTCGCGCTGCCACAGTCTCGCGCACCGTGCTCAAACCATAA
- a CDS encoding TonB-dependent siderophore receptor: protein MHIKLSHIPLRRGALALQMALASLALGGAAHAQQAPATPARDGQTLGLVTVTAGATGPSEGSGSYTTSGSTSATGLNLSIRDTPQSVTVITRERLDDQALQTVFDVANSATGVSAKEIDSVRSYFYSRGFQIDKIQLDGIPMPGANEGEAKADTVIYDRVEIVRGATGLMSGTGNPSASINLIRKHADSKVFAGSASLGLGSWDKRNGVVDLSSPLNKEGTIRGRVVISAEDKDNFIRLENTKKTLAYGVIDADLTPDTRLSVGFSEQRDRHRGNQWAGLPIFYSDGSRTDWDRSTTTAANWNFWNTKQRTAFATLEHRLANQWKLQLTANHRSNTGDQRLNWMDGMVDRNTGLGLEPWIIGYGVSDKQSDFGFTASGPFELLGRKHELAVGLLHGTHKTLWLSSDASVLPPIGDFRAWTGAYPEPKWAPYQTGSFTRDTQTSAYVMARLQATDALKFIVGSRFTNWERKGDQALWTANAFKIRHNGKITPYVGALYDLTPHTSLYASYTSIFDPQNYRDKSGAYVDPLKGKALEAGVKGELFDGKLNTSFALFQIKQDNFAIPDGNEVIPNTHEQAYKTTSGTKTKGYEFELSGELAPGWSASLGWSQFDSEDANGKDINTAHPHKMLKAYTKYRLPGAWSKLAIGGGVNWEGRSYAEFIDPRNGKPLQVGQDSYAVASLMAHYQFSPQLSLQVNVNNLFDKKYYANQIDTFKNITFGAPRNVLATLKYKF, encoded by the coding sequence ATGCACATTAAACTCAGTCATATCCCCCTCCGGCGCGGCGCGCTGGCCCTGCAAATGGCCCTGGCCAGCCTTGCGCTTGGCGGCGCGGCCCACGCCCAGCAAGCCCCGGCCACGCCGGCAAGGGATGGCCAGACCCTGGGCCTGGTCACGGTCACCGCGGGCGCCACCGGCCCATCCGAAGGCAGCGGTTCGTATACCACCAGCGGCAGCACCAGTGCCACCGGCCTGAATCTCTCGATCCGCGACACGCCGCAATCCGTCACCGTGATTACCCGCGAAAGGCTGGACGACCAAGCCCTGCAAACCGTGTTCGACGTGGCCAACAGCGCCACCGGCGTATCGGCCAAGGAAATCGACAGCGTACGCAGCTACTTCTACTCGCGCGGCTTCCAGATCGACAAGATCCAGCTGGACGGCATCCCCATGCCGGGCGCCAATGAGGGCGAAGCCAAGGCCGATACGGTGATTTATGACCGGGTGGAGATCGTGCGTGGCGCGACTGGCTTGATGAGCGGCACCGGTAATCCTTCCGCCTCCATCAATCTGATTCGCAAACACGCCGACAGCAAGGTGTTCGCCGGTTCGGCCAGCCTGGGCCTGGGTTCCTGGGACAAGCGCAACGGCGTGGTCGATCTGAGTTCGCCGCTGAACAAAGAAGGCACGATCCGCGGCCGCGTCGTGATCAGCGCCGAGGACAAGGACAACTTCATCCGCCTGGAAAACACCAAGAAAACCCTGGCATATGGCGTGATCGACGCTGATCTGACGCCTGACACCCGCCTGAGCGTGGGCTTCAGCGAACAGCGCGACCGCCACCGCGGCAACCAGTGGGCCGGCCTACCCATCTTTTACAGCGACGGTAGCCGCACCGACTGGGACCGCTCCACCACCACCGCCGCCAACTGGAACTTCTGGAATACCAAGCAACGCACCGCCTTCGCCACGCTGGAACACCGCCTGGCCAATCAATGGAAGCTGCAGCTGACGGCCAACCATCGCAGCAATACCGGCGACCAGCGTCTGAACTGGATGGATGGCATGGTGGACCGCAACACCGGTCTGGGGCTGGAGCCATGGATCATCGGCTATGGCGTGAGCGACAAGCAGAGCGACTTCGGTTTCACCGCATCCGGGCCGTTTGAGCTGCTGGGCCGTAAGCACGAGCTGGCGGTCGGCCTGCTGCACGGCACGCATAAGACGCTGTGGCTGTCCAGCGACGCCAGCGTGTTGCCGCCGATCGGCGATTTCCGCGCCTGGACCGGCGCCTACCCCGAGCCGAAATGGGCGCCTTACCAGACCGGTTCCTTCACCCGCGACACCCAGACCAGCGCCTATGTCATGGCCCGTCTGCAGGCAACCGATGCGCTCAAATTCATCGTCGGCAGCCGCTTCACCAACTGGGAACGCAAGGGCGACCAGGCGCTGTGGACGGCAAATGCCTTCAAAATCCGCCATAACGGCAAGATCACGCCCTATGTCGGCGCATTGTACGACCTGACGCCGCATACCTCGCTGTACGCCAGCTATACCAGCATCTTCGATCCGCAGAACTACCGCGACAAGAGCGGCGCCTATGTCGATCCGCTGAAAGGCAAGGCTTTGGAAGCCGGCGTCAAAGGCGAGCTGTTTGACGGCAAGCTGAATACCTCTTTCGCACTGTTCCAGATCAAGCAGGACAACTTCGCCATCCCGGACGGCAACGAAGTCATTCCCAACACGCACGAACAGGCGTACAAGACCACCAGCGGCACCAAAACCAAGGGCTACGAGTTTGAGCTGAGCGGAGAACTGGCCCCCGGCTGGAGCGCAAGCCTGGGCTGGAGCCAGTTCGACAGCGAGGATGCCAATGGCAAGGACATCAACACCGCGCATCCGCACAAGATGCTGAAGGCGTACACCAAATACCGCCTGCCTGGCGCATGGAGCAAGCTGGCCATCGGCGGCGGCGTGAACTGGGAAGGCCGCAGCTACGCCGAGTTTATCGATCCGCGCAACGGCAAGCCGCTGCAAGTGGGCCAAGACTCCTACGCCGTGGCCAGCCTGATGGCGCACTACCAGTTCAGCCCCCAGCTCTCGCTGCAGGTGAATGTGAACAATCTGTTCGACAAGAAGTACTACGCCAACCAGATCGACACTTTCAAGAACATCACTTTCGGCGCGCCGCGCAATGTGCTGGCAACGCTGAAGTACAAGTTCTAA
- a CDS encoding formyltransferase family protein, with protein MSKAKIVYICSLRNATADQAGQYIEYKEQQRYMKSPLEYLTEALNETSLGHSYSLEAVIYDDDESSPRDREKLADYGFRREAGKKWIYPDGLAVQGRPLDSLLQPIPSTYRSHAKGSPEHVAGKRDFEARLLARLNELDADLVVLDGLLVILDELVRPGAAYHRRIVNIHPGITRLESPYERRGAWATLDALYGARGEKVVDWNTRETVAVEPLRMTGASFHYVDNGIDSGEVIVDVLKTEIDPEDTILELRWNNFNYSLFPALYQGLTLMAGRLRKAA; from the coding sequence ATGTCGAAGGCAAAAATCGTCTATATCTGCTCGTTGAGGAACGCCACCGCCGATCAGGCGGGGCAATACATCGAGTACAAGGAACAGCAGCGCTATATGAAGTCGCCGCTGGAATATCTGACCGAGGCGCTCAACGAGACCAGTCTGGGCCACTCCTATAGCCTGGAGGCCGTCATCTATGACGATGACGAGAGCTCGCCGCGCGACCGCGAAAAATTGGCCGATTACGGTTTCCGCCGCGAGGCCGGGAAAAAATGGATCTACCCGGACGGGCTGGCCGTGCAAGGGCGCCCGCTGGACAGCTTACTGCAGCCTATTCCCTCGACTTACCGCAGCCATGCCAAAGGTTCGCCGGAACACGTGGCGGGCAAGCGCGATTTCGAAGCGCGCCTGCTGGCGCGCCTGAACGAGCTGGATGCCGATCTGGTGGTGCTCGATGGCTTGCTGGTGATCCTGGACGAGCTGGTACGCCCCGGCGCGGCCTACCACCGCCGCATCGTGAATATCCATCCCGGCATCACGCGCCTGGAGTCGCCCTATGAGCGGCGCGGTGCATGGGCCACTCTGGACGCGCTGTATGGCGCACGCGGTGAAAAAGTGGTGGACTGGAATACCCGGGAAACCGTGGCGGTCGAGCCATTGCGGATGACCGGCGCCTCCTTCCACTACGTCGATAACGGCATCGACTCGGGCGAAGTGATTGTGGATGTGCTGAAGACCGAAATCGATCCGGAAGATACGATACTGGAACTGCGCTGGAATAACTTCAATTACAGCCTGTTCCCGGCGCTTTACCAGGGGCTGACGCTGATGGCCGGCCGCCTGCGCAAGGCCGCCTGA
- a CDS encoding thioesterase II family protein, giving the protein MSAPITLLCLPNAGGSSAMYQRWKRLLPDWISVMPLELPGRGRRSSQALICDYSAMVTRLCSEYLLLPQRTYALFGHSMGGLLAYGMAQRLRQLGESRAPRALLVSATAAPAQRGPLISNLDDESLIAEMRRQGGTPQEAFASTELMQLVLPLMRADYQVCASFRADAQNRPLDIPLHVFAGRSDINTPQQMEAWRGETQSTFSLDWFDGGHFYLRGEQQERQLMCALERLLSSAGRDQLFAPDANRVERTSAAIALPGQQVI; this is encoded by the coding sequence ATGAGTGCGCCGATTACCTTGCTATGCCTGCCGAACGCCGGTGGCAGCTCCGCCATGTACCAGCGCTGGAAGCGACTGCTGCCGGACTGGATCAGTGTCATGCCGCTGGAGCTGCCGGGGCGCGGGCGCCGCAGCAGCCAGGCGCTGATATGCGATTACAGCGCAATGGTGACGCGCTTGTGCAGCGAATATCTGCTGCTGCCGCAGCGGACATATGCGCTGTTCGGCCACAGCATGGGCGGGCTGCTGGCATACGGCATGGCACAGCGTCTGCGCCAGCTGGGGGAAAGCCGGGCGCCGCGCGCGCTGCTGGTATCCGCCACGGCCGCGCCGGCGCAGCGTGGTCCGCTCATCAGCAATCTGGATGACGAATCGCTGATCGCCGAGATGCGCCGCCAGGGCGGTACGCCGCAAGAGGCGTTTGCCAGCACGGAGCTGATGCAATTGGTTTTGCCCTTGATGCGTGCCGACTACCAGGTTTGCGCCAGCTTTCGCGCCGATGCGCAGAACCGGCCCCTGGATATACCCCTGCATGTTTTTGCCGGACGCTCCGACATCAATACACCGCAGCAGATGGAGGCATGGCGCGGCGAGACGCAATCCACATTCAGTCTGGACTGGTTTGACGGCGGACATTTCTATTTGCGCGGAGAGCAGCAGGAAAGACAGCTGATGTGCGCCCTGGAGCGGCTGCTGTCCTCAGCCGGTCGTGATCAGCTCTTTGCTCCGGACGCGAACCGGGTCGAGCGGACAAGCGCCGCAATAGCTCTGCCCGGGCAGCAGGTGATATAG
- a CDS encoding alpha/beta hydrolase, giving the protein MPLNPDLESFLELVQLGDSQPMHLQTPAAARASYDAATPMLDAPGAESVATLDLSLPCPGGRQIGARLYSPSASEALPCLLFFHGGGFCIGGLDSHDALCRDLAERTPCKVLAVDYRLAPEHKFPAAFDDACEAWTWLRSHAASHGIDGRRLAVGGDSAGGTLAAALCIALRQAGEQQPALQVLIYPCTSSQQNSLSHQNHGNGYLLEAATLQWMFANYLNHEDERNDWRFAPLAAPDVSGLAPAHIVLAEYDPLLDEGVAYAAKLRDAGVPATLKIYPGMVHDFARLGNILDDAETLRDDLARILSGVFAGAAFLVGETADD; this is encoded by the coding sequence ATGCCGCTCAATCCCGATCTCGAGTCTTTCCTGGAGCTGGTGCAGCTCGGCGACAGCCAGCCCATGCATCTGCAAACGCCGGCTGCCGCCCGTGCCAGCTACGACGCCGCCACGCCCATGCTCGACGCCCCCGGCGCCGAATCGGTCGCCACGCTGGATCTTTCCCTACCCTGCCCCGGCGGCCGCCAGATCGGCGCCCGGCTGTATTCCCCGTCCGCCAGCGAGGCCCTGCCTTGCCTGCTGTTCTTCCACGGCGGCGGCTTTTGCATAGGCGGTCTGGATTCCCATGATGCGCTGTGCCGCGACCTGGCCGAACGCACGCCCTGCAAGGTGCTGGCTGTCGACTACCGCCTGGCGCCGGAACATAAATTCCCGGCCGCTTTCGACGATGCGTGCGAGGCCTGGACCTGGCTGCGCAGCCATGCCGCCAGCCACGGCATCGACGGCAGGCGCCTGGCCGTCGGCGGCGATAGCGCGGGCGGTACGCTGGCGGCCGCGCTGTGCATCGCCCTGCGCCAAGCCGGCGAGCAGCAGCCCGCGTTGCAGGTGCTGATCTACCCCTGTACCAGCAGCCAGCAAAACAGCCTTTCGCACCAAAATCACGGCAACGGTTATTTGCTGGAGGCGGCGACCCTGCAATGGATGTTCGCCAACTACCTGAATCACGAGGATGAGCGCAACGACTGGCGTTTTGCGCCGCTGGCGGCGCCCGATGTATCCGGCCTGGCCCCAGCGCATATCGTCCTGGCCGAATACGATCCGCTACTGGACGAGGGCGTGGCTTACGCAGCCAAGCTGCGCGATGCCGGCGTGCCGGCCACCCTGAAGATCTATCCAGGCATGGTGCATGATTTTGCCCGCCTGGGGAATATCTTGGACGATGCAGAGACCCTGCGCGACGACCTGGCGCGCATTCTCTCCGGCGTCTTTGCCGGCGCAGCCTTCCTTGTGGGCGAAACAGCCGATGATTGA
- a CDS encoding cyclic peptide export ABC transporter — translation MLRFLIQQSRSLLLAAAAGSVAHGICSVTLIALISEALSAEASVRTGMAWAFALLAVGLMLTHIIASVLFERLSQHAHAELRRYVSARVIAADYRNLEAIGSARVQSALSEHSANVAAFFVTFPAILSNAVVVLGCLVYMLLLSWQIFLFAVALIGLGSFGYHLANLRAIRHLNLGAEEQDRLFGHFRSLTDGAKELRLHFGKRKVFQEQVLGGSIETVRSERALGMSIFVISASWANFLIYAFIGLVLFVLLGGASDQARVMTGFALVFVYMVTPLEVLLLNIPRANLAKASAMRIDEITAGMSDSEQTVGSAQPQPLQQLVLDKVEHRYYHEQSDDFFALGPVSFTFKPGEVVFLVGGNGSGKTTLAKLLVGLYPPERGSIVLNGQGVDDASRDQYRQLFSTVFSDFHLFDRLLHSGEASADLDARGNRLIERLHLQHKVQVRNGAFTTQALSQGQRKRLALVVACLENRPFLVFDEWAADQDPLFKNVFYLEVLAELKAQGKTILVISHDDRYFHVADRLIRMENGQLSEDSVPQRPAQAA, via the coding sequence ATGCTGCGTTTTCTGATTCAACAATCCAGGAGCCTGCTGCTGGCCGCTGCCGCCGGCAGTGTGGCGCACGGTATTTGCAGCGTCACGCTGATCGCCCTGATCAGCGAGGCACTCAGCGCCGAAGCCTCGGTGCGCACCGGCATGGCCTGGGCTTTTGCCCTGCTGGCGGTAGGGCTGATGCTGACCCATATCATTGCTTCCGTGCTGTTCGAGCGCCTGAGCCAGCACGCCCATGCCGAACTGCGGCGTTATGTGAGCGCGCGCGTGATCGCCGCCGACTACCGCAATCTGGAAGCCATCGGTTCGGCGCGGGTGCAGTCGGCGTTGTCCGAGCATAGCGCCAATGTCGCCGCCTTCTTTGTCACCTTCCCGGCCATCCTGAGCAATGCGGTGGTGGTGCTGGGCTGCCTGGTGTATATGCTGCTGCTGTCCTGGCAGATCTTCCTGTTTGCGGTGGCGCTGATCGGCCTGGGTTCCTTCGGCTACCATCTCGCCAATCTGCGCGCGATCCGCCACTTGAACCTCGGCGCGGAGGAGCAGGACCGCCTATTCGGCCATTTCCGTTCGCTCACCGACGGCGCCAAGGAGCTGCGCCTGCACTTCGGCAAGCGCAAGGTGTTTCAGGAACAGGTGCTGGGCGGCTCGATTGAAACCGTGCGCAGCGAACGCGCGCTGGGCATGTCGATTTTTGTGATCTCGGCAAGCTGGGCCAACTTCCTGATCTACGCCTTTATCGGCCTGGTGCTGTTTGTCCTGCTGGGTGGCGCTTCTGACCAGGCCCGCGTAATGACGGGCTTTGCCCTGGTCTTTGTGTATATGGTGACGCCGCTCGAAGTGCTGCTGCTGAATATCCCGCGCGCCAACCTGGCCAAGGCATCGGCCATGCGCATCGACGAGATCACTGCCGGTATGAGCGATTCCGAGCAGACCGTCGGCAGCGCCCAGCCACAGCCCCTGCAGCAACTGGTGCTGGACAAGGTCGAACACCGCTATTACCACGAGCAGAGTGACGATTTCTTCGCCCTCGGGCCGGTCAGCTTTACTTTCAAGCCGGGCGAAGTGGTATTCCTGGTGGGCGGCAATGGCAGCGGCAAGACCACGCTGGCCAAGTTGCTGGTGGGCCTGTATCCGCCGGAACGGGGCAGCATCGTCTTGAACGGCCAAGGCGTGGACGACGCCAGCCGCGACCAGTACCGCCAGTTATTCAGCACCGTGTTCTCGGATTTCCACCTGTTCGACCGCCTGCTGCACAGCGGCGAAGCCAGCGCCGACCTGGATGCGCGCGGCAACCGCCTGATCGAGCGCCTGCATTTGCAGCACAAGGTTCAGGTGCGCAACGGCGCCTTCACCACGCAGGCTTTGTCGCAGGGGCAGCGCAAGCGCCTTGCCCTGGTGGTGGCTTGCCTGGAAAACCGCCCCTTCCTCGTATTCGACGAATGGGCGGCGGACCAGGATCCCTTATTCAAGAACGTGTTCTATCTCGAAGTGCTGGCGGAACTCAAGGCCCAGGGCAAGACCATCCTGGTGATCTCGCATGACGACCGCTACTTCCATGTGGCCGATCGCCTGATCCGCATGGAAAACGGCCAGCTCAGCGAAGACAGCGTGCCACAGCGTCCGGCGCAAGCGGCATGA